The region ACCGAGATCAAAATCCCGAAAACGGCGATTTTGGCCGCCTCGACCAGATCCCTGATCATCCCGGCCCAAGTCAGGGGATCGTCCGTGAAAGACTCTCCCAGATAACTTTTTTCCGCCGCCGCACTCAAAAAAGCGTAACCCGGAGAGGTCAAGGTATAAGCCCCAAGAAAGGCCAGATAAAAAGCGATCACCCGGGACAGAAAGAGAAAAAGAATTCGCAAAAGGTAGCGGCCCTGCTCTAGCAACCAACCTTTCACCCCACTATACTCGGGTGCTTTCTGAAAAAAATCCAGGGTCAGATCGGTTACCAGGCCTACGCTGATCCGGTAACCCAGCCAGGTCAACAATCCCATGCCGAGCACCAGCAACAGGCTGAAAAGAAAAAGCCGGAAATGGCGAAAGATAAAACGCAGGGAAAAGATTAGCGGAATCCAGCGACACTCCGCGCCGGCAGTGGCATTTTTATCATTTGAATTAGCTGACATCAGAACCAGATCAGGCATGAAACGCCCGCCCCATATCAATAATTTCAGATCGGCCGCCTCACAAAAAGCCAAGCCCCGGAAAATCTAAAACTTGCGGCCCCGACCAAAGACCCGGCAAAGCCAACGGATCCTTCCCGCAACGATATTCAAGCTCAGAGCTATCCAGTCCAGACAGAATTATATCCCGCCTCCGACCTTGTCTTTCGCAAGGGCAAATTTGCGCTCGGAGCACCTGAGGAACAGGAACTTTATGCTTTATCCATCATCCATGCTCGACAATTCGAGACCGGCAGAAATCAACCAGTCATTTTTACCGGGGCGCCGAATTCTTTCTGTCGTTGTAAAACCAGAAGCCAGACGATAAAAGGAAGAAAAATATTTACTGTTTTAAGCAGCCAAGGATGCGGAGCCAGGTTCAGAACCAAGACCACGGAGACCGCCAGCGCAAAAAGCAAGTTGATCCCGACAATTCCGCCCAGGGCCAAAATTACAAGCCGACGCCGATCCGGAACCGGCGTGGTCAACATCAGAGCCAGCCAGATAAAGGAGTGAAAAACCGGCATCAGGCTGATGATCCGACCTGGATTATAAAACATCCCCCCACTTCCGAACCAAGCCCACAAAAAGGGCAGACCGTGATCGCGCCAGAAGCTTCCAACCAGCAAAGCCAGACCGAAAGCCGGAAGCACTGCCAGCAACATCAGCAACAACTGCCGGCCAAAACTTGTAACCCGGCGCCGGCCGGCCCAATAGTAAACCGAAAAAAGAAGCAGGGCTTTGACCAGGGC is a window of Pseudomonadota bacterium DNA encoding:
- a CDS encoding cysteine biosynthesis protein, which translates into the protein MSANSNDKNATAGAECRWIPLIFSLRFIFRHFRLFLFSLLLVLGMGLLTWLGYRISVGLVTDLTLDFFQKAPEYSGVKGWLLEQGRYLLRILFLFLSRVIAFYLAFLGAYTLTSPGYAFLSAAAEKSYLGESFTDDPLTWAGMIRDLVEAAKIAVFGILISVVAMILNLIPGFGALLVSLLYVLYSTLMFVDYPASRRRLSLGWKVAWLRKNWLRSLRLGWLPALISMLPVVNVFVMALLFPLFTVHVTLNFICLEKSRSR